ATCAAACTCGCTTAATAACGAGTTTAAGTTCCTAGAGCCATTGTCAACTATTATCCGAGTTGACTCCAAAAAAAACTTGTTTCTAAAATAaacattctttttaatttaataatccTCTCATGGTGTTtttcaaatatagaaaaattaaaaattatataacatgtttcttaaattttgtaattgaaaattgaaaactaagagtaattaaaagtatatctgatagtgaattaaattaaatctagCAACAATTCAAGTGCATCTCATCTTAgcaatttatctttttataatagttgtatgaatttacttatttaatactgtgaaattattttattttgttattgaaatattgaattaatatgatatttatataaattgattactcttcaatGTGTGAAAATGAATTTGACAACCTTTGTTAATAAATGTTATTAACCTATAAATTTTagcaaaaattaattatttgttggaTTGAAAATTAGAGACGAGTGAAAAGTAAATAGTCACACCATTTAGACTTGGACTTGACGACAAAGACttctataatatttaataataatgaagaCAATTTGTTCATATTTGCATATattattgtatagtatgatTGTTCGATCAGCTTGAGAATTAGAAGGTTCTTTTAGTATATGACTTCAAAAGAATCGGTTGGGTAGTTGAGCGGTCTGACTGAATTGAAATTAATGTTAAGGATGATTATGTTGAGCATGAGCAAGACTATTACCAATTGGGTTGTAAATAGacaattattaatttgaaactcATCCTGAAATCTATAAATGTTTGTGATATTGTGGTAGATTGGTTACACTCAATGCACATTTATTGCTAACTTTATTGGACCCTTACTCATTTTAGCGTCGGATTGTCTTCTTTACATAACTCTCAGTTTAATCGAATATTAAAGAGCGTGAAACGAAGGAGAAACTTTGACATGTGCTTGGAGTTGGAAGATTATATCAAGGAGAAGATTTGACCTCGACCACATAAATCGAAGCAatcttgttttttattctttatactTTGTTGGAAAAAGTCTCTAGAAGAGTGGTAAAAATGACACTTGTGTACTTTTTCAATATGAAAAAGTGATGGAAAGTGACATATGGATACTTTGTCCATAAGACTTAAGGAAAAGTAAAAGAAGTAGGTTTTGTCCATAGACTCTTAGAGAGTATGAAGAAAAAATGGTTTTAGCCTAATGGTAAATTGGTTTTGGACGATAAGCTACGCGTGAAAGATAGTCATATTGTTGATTAAACCTTTAGGATCGAAtctaacataaatttattattgttggatgatacaataataattgttatttaattatgtgttattatatgaattaacaaaatattcattagttatatatatatatatatatatatatatatatatatatatatatatatatatatatatatatatataaaactttatttattatttattattttaacttaagtAGATGTAAGTAGATGTGATTGATTATATGATTTGTGTTGTATATAAGCAAATAATTTTGTCGATGATTCAGATACACAATAGTAAAGAGTGTTTTGATTGCTTTTGagaatgtattttcttttatttcgaatatattttgaaaattttttaattattgattatttatatgtgttttgttattatctgaaatttatttttttagaacttttatttgatgaaataaataaaggttataattttattttataatataaaacaaacttatttaaaatatacgtgatttatttttaagttttcagTAACATCTCGAAGATGTCTTACACTATTCTAGTATTAATACAGTTGGggtgttagattttttttatcataaacatGTTATGTCTTTAAAAAAGCTGGTTGTGTTTTTGCTATACACAGAGTGTTTGTGTTTCTCATAACGTGTTTGAGGTGGTGGTTGTGGAAAACAAATTTACCATATTTCCATGCAACTTAGTTATGTGTCTTTGTCGGAAACTAATTTGTTAAAGTTTGTgtttatttaactatatttttagtatttatcttaAGTGTTTTTAGAGAGACAGACgaggaaaaaatattttttctgtgATAAATTTTGGgacaaattttattttggtgGAGTAACGCGAGATCttgaaaaattttaataaattaagaaaacatacaaataaatagacataatttaattatatttaatgaggTAACTTACATTAATATCATTTACATTTATTACATACatgtattaaatgaaaattaaatattaattaattacatcaTTACTTACATTatctttaaaaactaattaacatCACTTGAAAGGACAATTCATGAATGACAAGTAAAATTAATGATTTCAAGAATGTGTACTTAAGTTTAaagaattcatattttttaattttaataaataattaaatataaaactaagatataattacaatatacataaatatactTTCTTCAAgaaatgaaaagtaaattttattgaaatggAAGGAATTTGGATTTAGCGAAATGGATCGGCAATTGTGAAGAGAATGGAGGGTACTCTCTCCACTAAAAAATACTGTTTTTTTAGAGATATCTGATTAGATTATATAGTAAATACGAAAGTGGGAAGCAATTTGCGGACTCCACTCACCACTCCTCGCAATTCCGGTGGAAGCCTCTGCTTCTCTCCTACCGACTCCCCaccaaaccctaatttctctatatatttttcaatctatctatgttttttcatttcatgTTTGCGTGAATTGGGAATATGCTGTGTCTGGGTCGATTCGCCGGGGTCTCTTACCCAATCAAATCCTACTATTCGTCTTGGAGGGACAACACCAATAACAAAACGCTGCCGCTTAATGCAAACAGGCTCAGATGGCGATTCATGGCTCAAGAATCCGACTCTTCTTTTGCTCCCTCTCTTGACTCTGATGCTTCAGATAAAACAGCTGCTACAGGGTCCCGTTTCTCTTGTTTCtaagcttcttttttttttggaaaaaccGAAGTTGCTCCTTCTCTTTTTTGGACTGATTTGCTTTTTTATTCCTGTCTAAAGATTCTGCATCATAGAAGGCCCCGAAACGGTGCAGGATTTCGCCAAGATGGAGCTTCAAGAGATTCAGGATAACATTCGAAGTCGGAGGAACAAGATTTTCTTACAAATGGAAGAGGTCTAATACCACATGTTGCTAtgcaaataatatatatatatatatatatatatatatatatatatatatatatatatatatatatatatatatatatatatatatatatatatatatatatatatatatatatatatatatatatatatatatatatatatatatatatatatatatatatatatatatattcatattacTTCTCACTACTTTATTCCTGTGCCCGAAGTTGCCGATACCACATATGATATGATATTACACGCTCTCTTGAAATTTCTAGCGATCGATATTACTTTCACGTCTTATTTTCGTGATCTAAATTTTGGCACTAACTTCAAGTATTAGTCTTACTTACACAAACAATTGAAAAGTCTATAGTAGATAGTGTTGATTACTGAACTTCAGGCGGTTCTGTTACGTAGTTTCCCAGCTAACTGGCCTTTAGTCTTGATTACTGTTTTTATGACGCATTTGCAACCTTGGCCCTGTTTTAAGTGACTTGATGAATGGATGGTGGTTCTCTGGATGAGCTTCGATTTATCAAATTGCTGTGACTATTTAATGTTGAATGAAAGATTGTTGGAATTTTGATCGTGGAAGTATAAGATGTGTTTCCTTTAATTTTATGTAACATTTCTGAATCTTGACATCTCATGTCTGGTGATTTCATGGATGTAGCTTCTATAATAGAGCCGGGATATTGTATAATGGTGGTGTATGTGAGAGCATTTCATTCCAAAATGAAGGCCACACGGAGTAAAGGGTTCTTCATTtggatattttattacttttagttTCGCTCTACTTTTGTATAAAAGTTGGATATTTCATTACCTATAATTTGTGCTCTCTGTATTACAGATATTGAGGTGGTCTTGTTGGCCCTCTCTGTTCTCCAGTATCAAATTATATTGATCGAATATTTTCCTTCATCGTTCCAATTTAATACAAAGAACCTGTTAgaaattcaaattcattcatACATTATACTCTCTGGTAAGCCCTTCTCTCAACCAAAATCCTCTTATTTTGTAGGTTCGTAGGCTTAGGATACAGCAAAGAATTAAAAGTGCTGAACTTGGAATTATAAGTGAAGAACAAGAGAATGAACTTCCTAACTTCCCATCATTCATTCCATTCTTGCCTCCTTTGGTAAGTTTCTTTGAGTTACTTAGCTACGAATCATCtcaattttttgaatttataacAAGTCAcgttgattttgttttttgttctgATGACCATGGATAATTTACTTCTCTTCGCAAAGGTTTGGCAAAATGGTAACTGATACATATATTATTTGCAGACTTCAGCAAACCTCAAGCAATATTATGCAACCTGTTTTTCTCTTATTGCTGGGATAATTCTTTTTGGTGGTCTCCTTGCACCCAGTGTAAGATTTTTCTGCACCTACCTCCGTGTTTTCAATATTGAATACGCtatcaaatatgaatttagGTAGGAGATTTTTCTTGCACCTAAATTTGAATTTAGGTAGGAGATTTTCCTTGCACCTAGTGTAAGATTTTTCTGCACCTACCTCCGTGTTTTCAATATTGAATATGctatcaaatattaatttaggtTGTAGATTTCTTTTTTGGTTCTTCCCTTTGCAATTTTGTTTGGATTAAATAACTTGGAAGTatgattaattttagttttataaagcATTATCCCCTATGCGAACCCAACTCTTTGTACTGGTGCAACATGAATGTCAATCACGGTTGAGAAGGGGAAGACCTTAGCAAAAAAGTGCAATATTTGATCAATTATTCAGAATGGTTTAATAAATTAGCTGGTCCTCCTACCACTTTCTAAGCTAATTGGAAGTGCTTAATCTAAGATCTATACCGTTTTATTTTGGGTGTGTTAGGAGTAACTAATTACTTATGCATAGCGCTGTCcttaattatgtttttgctATGATGATACTATGCATAGGAGGTACTGCAAATTGATTGTTACtgctttatttgtttatttatccATTCacgtttttcttttaatatatcgTGCATAACTTAGAAAGAGTTATTGCCATGTGAACTATTAGAAAATGACGACcttagaaaagagagaaaacagaagaGAGTAGATCACTAATCTGAGTGAGATACAATACGATTTATTCTGAAAATGAGAggattacaaaatattttttgcgTTGAAGAGAGTAAACTTTATACAGAGCATCTGAAGCACCGAACTAAATTTGTAATTGTGCATAGCTGCAATAGGCTGTTGTAACTGATAACAACTGACAACAAAGTTATTATAGCTATTGTACCAATTAATAATGACTTTAGTAAAGACTGCAACACACTCTAACGTACACAGATTAAAGCTATACTTCATGTTAGAAAGAACCGAGATTTGATTTATAcatttcttgtttttatctatatttCATTATgctttttgtaaaaatgaatcCATTAGTTTAGGAACTTTCAGTCATCGCAactcctcttttttttttcagctgGAGCTTAAGCTTGGACTAGGGGGCACATCATATGCAGATTTCATTGAAAGTCTACATCTGCCTTTGCAGCTGAGGTAGTGCCCTTTCTTTTATGTACTGTTTCCTTTTATACTTTATTCTCAGAAGCAGCCATGGAAATTAGTGTTATATTCCCCGAATTGATTAATATTGAAGTTTTATGAATAAAGAGGCAAGTTATTTGTCTGTATACGGATACATGATTAGGGCTAGTTCATTGCTGCTAAAATGATTCCTATTGCAGTCTACTTATTATATCATAACGActaaattttgttgaatattttaGTCAGGTTGATCCCATAGTGGCATCATTCTCGGGAGGAGCGGTTGGAGTAATCTCCTCATTAATGGTTGTTGAGATAAACAATGTAAAACAGCAGGAGCAGAAAAGATGCAAATACTGTCTTGGTACCGGTAAGATTTCTAAACCTCTTCTGATATCTGCATTTTACGGTCAGAAGTCTTCATGATGTAACTGAAGGATTCCATCATTCTTCTTTCGATTGCAACCTTTCCTCTTCTTACTGCATATGGTTTCTACTTTCTAGTTGCAAAGGAAGAGGTTGTTTTAGAGGATGAAATGTTTACGTGAGAAGAAAATATATGGGAAAGAATAGGTAGCGGTTGGGTGGTTTTAGGGGTTCGTCTTTTATTCTTAGGATTCAGGGTCTTAACTCATGCCATATCACCATACTCCAATGACGGTTTCTTATAAGACCTAAGTTTTAAGCTGAAAACCCTGACAATGATCCCTAATATCATAATTGCACAGAACTGTGGCATTGAATGCATATGTTACGCTCTTGTGAAACAGAGTGCAGAGAGGTCtggaaatatttattacttatcACTCAATTTACATGGTGTGGGTTTCATTTGTCAGCAAAGTGGAGATTTTAATAGTCCATGTGTCCATGCTAATTCCACGAAAGTTGACATATGTATTGTACTTTTTGCTGTTAGGATATCTTGCATGCGCTCGCTGTTCAAGCACGGGAGCACTTGTTCTGATTGAACCAGtatccacaatcaaaggtggaAATAAGCCTCTTTTACCACCAAAAACTGAGAGATGTTCAAATTGCTCTGGATCTGGCAAGGTTGGTCATTTAGAAGTATTTCATTTCCTGCTAGCTTTGCACTAGTTATATTAGAGAACAGCCATAGTATACTTAACTAAAACTCAATGCCTTTCATTTTGAAACACATTGAAATTGTTGCCCACAACAGTATTAAAGTTTCAAATCATTACATTACATATTTTGCAAGATTTTTGGTTCGTTTTATGCTTCCTGACTTAAACTAGATTTTggctataaaataaattacaagttCTAATCCTTTCTTCAGGGCCTTTTGTTGAGTTGAAAATTTTCATACTAAGTTTTACTATAGACATCTCAAGTgaacattttcaaaaaatagTTTACTTCACTTCAAATTCGCCTTTAaccaaaatcaattttacaaatcaaaataatttgaaatcaaGTTTACTAATGATCACGTAAACTTTTGCACGCCTAGGAAAATTGGTTACAAGTTGTTTACATGCTATCGGTCCACAGGAACAGTGGTTGTTGAGAATTTGTTTCTTACTGTCATGCTCTCTGATTACAGGTTATGTGTCCAACATGCCTTTGCACTGGAATGGCCATGGCAAGCGAACATGATCCTCGAATTGATCCTTTCGATTaggttaaaaagttattatattcCTAGCAGGCAATTTGAAGCTTAATTTGCGTGTAATTTGTTTCCGTGGCGGGGAATTGGAATTTCTGTAAATATTGATAAACTCCTCCATATAAGAAAAAGTGGTTAAGAATATATGGACAGCTTCGATTTGTACGAGGACTAAAATAAAGTGCCGCAGCGAGAGAtatcatatttactttttatggATGGCCCCAAAACCTTTTCCTAGTCAAACGAATGCAAACCTCACGCCTTTTCAAATATGCTGACCagtcctttttatttttatttaagtttatgattcttatatttataagggtcaaatatatttatagctTTAAATTTGGATGTCAAATGCTTTAAATTCTTATAcattttgtctttaaattttaaaagtaagtagatataattatcttaatttaacaatgttaatttttttttatatcaaatggTGTCTGCATATAATTAGTTTACATTTGACATATTTTATTTCAGATATTAACTTCAAATATTGTCtaatatatcaaaaaaatttaaaattattaggtttaaaatttatattcgaaatttaaggattaaaatgaataaattttgagatggataaattttagtttttcgtcactataaatatatttaattttatttataaatatatttttttctacaaatatatttaatcatatttgaAACCTGGTTTGTCACTACTTTTACAAGAATATTTGTCAATTAATCTTCAAATCgaaaaaatttagaatattttgttgaaaaaaatttatcaatcttCACATGTTTGATACAGTCATGTTTGAAAGTGTTGTAAGCAATGAATGGAATACATACGTACATACTTCTTAATAAGTAGTATgagtaacaaatattttcatagTCAAACAATCACACCTTTAACATCTACCTACAATATGCTACTCTTTTTTATGTGAGAATATTACCTCTAAATTATTTTGACTTTGAAAGTAAGGAAATTGTGTCAAATGAAAATCTCTTTTTAGGAGGAgatgaaaaagtataaaaactTTTAGTTAGGGTGAGTTGTCTTGTTCTCTTTAAGTTCAATCTGTACTTGGTTTGGTTTTGGTTTGCAATATGTAAGTAGGGCTAACttgttttgtataaaatatatggATTGAAAATACTGATTCGTTTCATATACTtagactttaattttttttttaattaataacaaatttcatacttttgtgattttttttttcatctatataTAGTGGTGgaataattttcacaaatttcaTACCTGATTCAACAATTTTGACAAAATGAAGTGGTTGAAACTCTATACTATTACATTCTcatcaaatttaataatcatgTATGAAGTAACTGATACTGTTACGTGAATGTGTTGTTGTTAGAAAAAAAGGAGACGATGAATGACGTgctttgtgttgtgttttgtaagagagagaaaaaaaacgtGAAAGAAGAATGAGAAACAAAAAATGAGTGAGTGAGTCAGATTTGAAGACTTAGAATTCCAACTTATCCTACGTTTTTTACTATAGATCAGTCCATCCCACATTGTTACCCCTACTTTTAacaataataactaataattttgATATACATTCCTAAATAAcaatataacattatttattgATACTGTAGTTGTTTGGCAAATAAtacactaaaaatatattatacttttatatctAATGTACTCTCTTAAGacttaaaatcattttattgttataatttttgttcatttataaCTTTGGCCCTCGTAACAAActaattacatatttaattaacaatgttaaattactattttacatataatattaatattaatgcttaattacattttttatactattatcgaaaaaaaataatgttagcattatttttattagtgactaaacaaattatttaattcttaaattttgagAATAAAGTACgttgttaaaatttgtatagGATCCAAATTCCGCATTgacaaattttaaatctaaagtgaatttaaatcaaaagaaatttaaaatgataaactttttaaactaataaaacattggcacatttaatagattaaataattatttatttacactTATGTCCAAGATTACCAAAGaacatttttatcaaacttggaatcaatttgaaaatttagTTAAACTATAACGAAATAGTAAAATGCTTTTGAGTCTTAAAGGCAATTTAAAACTTGTTAATGAATTggatatattaaaattaataatatattaatattaatgtttcaTGTAAATTGTATTGTGGTGTGAGGAGTAAAAAAATAAGGATTTTGTAATTAAGTATtgagatatttaaaaaatgaaaagagtgTTGTTGTATTGTTTAATTTATGCAAAGTGGAATGGTGGTGGTATTGAGAAATGAGGCTATAAAAAGTAAGTAGAAACAGAGATAAGTGTGTTGAAAATGTATTTGAATCTGTTAAATAGGAAGGAAAGGGGAAGAAGATGGATACAGATGTTGATGCGGAGATCGTGATCGTCGGAGCTGGTATTTGCGGCCTTGCAACAGCCCTTGCTCTTCACAggttttctcttcttcttcttcatcgttatcgttttcttcttcaattcgCAATTCAATATCATTCGCCTCttcaacattttaatttttttttttcttttgccaTTTCCATTCCAGAAGGTAAACAATATTGCATTAGCTTAGATAATCATATGAAAAGAAAGAGCTCTAATAACGCTACATGCTCTTTGAATGAAtgtgtatttataaatttctccctaaatattttttaaaacgaAGCATACCAGTTTTCTTAACATAGTGCAGATGAATTGTTGAAGAAGATGATAACGCTGGATAACCTTCTTATcgaacataatttattttatatttaataagaaaaatcatttttgtacCATTCTTGTATTACATAAACTcgtttaaaaattgattttactgcatataaaaaataaaatttagctcataaaaaaaaagttagtttcattttttcatagAAATATTTAGGGATAGAAAAATGCAATATCCacattttcatttgtttatcctatatacttttttaaatcCCTAATCTAAAACTGTTATCCGAGAATGTTAGGATTTATAATTCTGAAAGTAATTGAGGAGGTAAGTCATGATTTGATGCATTATTTGTTTCTTCCATGGCATTCGAGATTCCatttatattaacttaattatctTCAGAAAGAGAATTAAAAGTGTGGTGTTAGAAAGATCAGAGATTGTTCGAGCAACAGGAGCAGCTATAATTGTGCAGGCAAATGGGTGGCGTGCACTTGATGAGCTTGGCATTGGTTCAACACTTAGAGAAACTGCTATTCAAATTCAAAGGTAACATATTCACATATGTTGCACTCTCTTCATATATTACACAAATTATTCCTATAAAATCTAACCCtcgttaaaaaaataataatgtaaacatctaagaaaataataataataataatatatatatatatatatatatatatatatataatatttggttAGAAGTTCTACGttagttaataataaaatcagtttaaaatatataacttaatataaatgttattttataagttaattttgtaaaactgaattatacttaaaaaatattattttatttgttttttaatcacTTATTAACATTTAGACTCGTacacattaattttatatatatatatatatatatatatatatatatatatatatatatatatatatatatatatatataaaagagaaaatatattaaaaattgattattaataagatgagtttaaaacatatttcaatAAGTTCAACACTTTCATTGAAAACAACCTATAATTTATAAGTAACTTATtgcatgataaaatttattctaCAAGTGGTCCAAATAAATTCTTAATTGTACATATGacaacaaaatttacttttatctttattctTACATGTTAAAATTATCAATTGTTAATTATGGAACTTTATCCTTGTTCACACCAAAAGGGCTAGCAAGTGTGgtaaaatttttaacatattattattgatttattagGAAGCTAAGACCtagttttaattgaattatacccttaatttaaataaaataataataa
The Vigna angularis cultivar LongXiaoDou No.4 chromosome 5, ASM1680809v1, whole genome shotgun sequence genome window above contains:
- the LOC108340809 gene encoding protein ORANGE, chloroplastic; translation: MLCLGRFAGVSYPIKSYYSSWRDNTNNKTLPLNANRLRWRFMAQESDSSFAPSLDSDASDKTAATGFCIIEGPETVQDFAKMELQEIQDNIRSRRNKIFLQMEEVRRLRIQQRIKSAELGIISEEQENELPNFPSFIPFLPPLTSANLKQYYATCFSLIAGIILFGGLLAPSLELKLGLGGTSYADFIESLHLPLQLSQVDPIVASFSGGAVGVISSLMVVEINNVKQQEQKRCKYCLGTGYLACARCSSTGALVLIEPVSTIKGGNKPLLPPKTERCSNCSGSGKVMCPTCLCTGMAMASEHDPRIDPFD